The Thunnus thynnus chromosome 2, fThuThy2.1, whole genome shotgun sequence genome includes a region encoding these proteins:
- the zbtb34 gene encoding zinc finger and BTB domain-containing protein 34 isoform X1, producing the protein MLICKTAVDKLEKHIQDMDDGSYIEFDVPEFSNTVLTQLNELRLQGKLCDIIVHIQGQPFRAHKAVLAASSPYFRDHSALSTMSGLSISVIKSPEVFEQLLAFCYTGHMSLQLKDIISFLTAASFLQMQAIIDKCTQILESIHSKISLPVSVCSPDKDDSQTSRNGVNDSNLFVNPTQISPPYYSRQSQAGHEARLELAGKGLGRGRQHQEEGQSDRGSSDSVSEHDAPMEGETEQVELIGKDGQVTDVHVKIEKIDRPTYSDSSSAGDDGYHTELVDGEQILAVSVGSYGPVIQPAAYSYSGLSSPCFVNLSSSSPSRSMLSGFRGGRTRAKRPLGIPAGVLSHIKQGSDDGESAVGPTGLENDVRERSLRSQWYPYNERLICIYCGKTFNQKGSLDRHMRLHMGITPFVCKFCGKKYTRKDQLEYHIRGHTDNKPFHCQICGKCFPFQGTLNQHLRKKHIGASEGSNHMDSPETTEGSSGQKDQEDTSEGMAFEAQYAEEAPASEMEESSKCSPEEAQASRCDF; encoded by the coding sequence GCTGTCGACAAACTGGAGAAACATATCCAAGACATGGACGACGGCAGCTACATCGAGTTTGATGTGCCGGAGTTCAGCAACACGGTTCTGACCCAGCTCAATGAGCTGCGGCTGCAAGGGAAGTTGTGTGACATCATCGTTCACATTCAGGGCCAGCCATTTCGAGCCCACAAGGCTGTGCTGGCAGCCAGCTCACCCTACTTTCGTGATCACTCAGCTCTCAGCACAATGAGTGGCCTTTCCATCTCGGTCATCAAGAGCCCTGAGGTTTTTGAGCAGCTTCTTGCATTCTGCTATACAGGTCATATGTCCCTGCAGCTCAAGGATATTATCAGTTTCCTCACTGCTGCCAGCTTTCTGCAGATGCAGGCCATCATTGATAAATGTACCCAAATCCTTGAGAGCATCCACTCCAAAATCAGCCTCCCAGTTAGTGTCTGCAGCCCAGACAAGGACGACTCGCAGACCAGCCGCAATGGGGTCAATGACAGCAACCTCTTTGTAAACCCTACCCAGATCTCCCCCCCTTACTACTCCCGGCAGAGTCAGGCAGGACACGAAGCACGCTTGGAGCTCGCAGGAAAAGGCCTGGGTCGGGGGCGACAGCATCAAGAGGAAGGCCAGTCGGACCGTGGCAGTAGTGATAGCGTGTCAGAGCATGATGCTCCCATGGAGGGAGAAACGGAGCAAGTGGAACTTATTGGCAAAGATGGGCAAGTAACAGATGTGCATGTGAAGATAGAGAAGATCGACAGGCCCACTTACTCAGATAGTTCCTCAGCTGGTGATGATGGCTACCACACAGAGTTGGTAGATGGAGAACAGATATTGGCTGTTAGTGTGGGTTCTTATGGTCCTGTCATCCAGCCTGCTGCCTATTCTTACTCAGGGCTGTCTTCCCCATGCTTTGTCAACCTTAGCAGCTCCAGTCCATCCCGCTCCATGCTCAGTGGGTTCAGAGGTGGGCGAACCAGGGCAAAGCGCCCCCTGGGCATCCCGGCAGGAGTGCTGAGTCATATCAAACAAGGCTCAGATGACGGCGAATCAGCTGTGGGACCCACAGGGTTGGAAAACGATGTGCGAGAGCGTAGTCTTCGGAGTCAGTGGTACCCCTACAATGAAAGACTCATTTGCATCTACTGTGGAAAGACCTTCAATCAGAAAGGGAGCCTGGACCGCCACATGCGCCTGCACATGGGAATTACCCCATTTGTTTGTAAATTCTGTGGCAAGAAGTACACAAGGAAAGACCAGCTGGAGTACCATATCCGTGGCCACACAGACAACAAGCCCTTCCACTGTCAGATCTGTGGCAAATGCTTCCCATTTCAGGGCACCCTTAACCAGCACCTGAGGAAGAAGCACATAGGAGCATCAGAGGGCAGCAATCACATGGACTCTCCAGAGACGACGGAGGGAAGCTCGGGTCAGAAGGACCAAGAGGATACATCTGAGGGGATGGCCTTTGAGGCACAATATGCAGAAGAGGCGCCAGCCAGTGAAATGGAGGAGAGTTCAAAATGCAGTCCAGAGGAGGCTCAAGCATCGAGATGTGATTTTTAG
- the zbtb34 gene encoding zinc finger and BTB domain-containing protein 34 isoform X2: MAIMAVDKLEKHIQDMDDGSYIEFDVPEFSNTVLTQLNELRLQGKLCDIIVHIQGQPFRAHKAVLAASSPYFRDHSALSTMSGLSISVIKSPEVFEQLLAFCYTGHMSLQLKDIISFLTAASFLQMQAIIDKCTQILESIHSKISLPVSVCSPDKDDSQTSRNGVNDSNLFVNPTQISPPYYSRQSQAGHEARLELAGKGLGRGRQHQEEGQSDRGSSDSVSEHDAPMEGETEQVELIGKDGQVTDVHVKIEKIDRPTYSDSSSAGDDGYHTELVDGEQILAVSVGSYGPVIQPAAYSYSGLSSPCFVNLSSSSPSRSMLSGFRGGRTRAKRPLGIPAGVLSHIKQGSDDGESAVGPTGLENDVRERSLRSQWYPYNERLICIYCGKTFNQKGSLDRHMRLHMGITPFVCKFCGKKYTRKDQLEYHIRGHTDNKPFHCQICGKCFPFQGTLNQHLRKKHIGASEGSNHMDSPETTEGSSGQKDQEDTSEGMAFEAQYAEEAPASEMEESSKCSPEEAQASRCDF; the protein is encoded by the exons ATGGCAATTATG GCTGTCGACAAACTGGAGAAACATATCCAAGACATGGACGACGGCAGCTACATCGAGTTTGATGTGCCGGAGTTCAGCAACACGGTTCTGACCCAGCTCAATGAGCTGCGGCTGCAAGGGAAGTTGTGTGACATCATCGTTCACATTCAGGGCCAGCCATTTCGAGCCCACAAGGCTGTGCTGGCAGCCAGCTCACCCTACTTTCGTGATCACTCAGCTCTCAGCACAATGAGTGGCCTTTCCATCTCGGTCATCAAGAGCCCTGAGGTTTTTGAGCAGCTTCTTGCATTCTGCTATACAGGTCATATGTCCCTGCAGCTCAAGGATATTATCAGTTTCCTCACTGCTGCCAGCTTTCTGCAGATGCAGGCCATCATTGATAAATGTACCCAAATCCTTGAGAGCATCCACTCCAAAATCAGCCTCCCAGTTAGTGTCTGCAGCCCAGACAAGGACGACTCGCAGACCAGCCGCAATGGGGTCAATGACAGCAACCTCTTTGTAAACCCTACCCAGATCTCCCCCCCTTACTACTCCCGGCAGAGTCAGGCAGGACACGAAGCACGCTTGGAGCTCGCAGGAAAAGGCCTGGGTCGGGGGCGACAGCATCAAGAGGAAGGCCAGTCGGACCGTGGCAGTAGTGATAGCGTGTCAGAGCATGATGCTCCCATGGAGGGAGAAACGGAGCAAGTGGAACTTATTGGCAAAGATGGGCAAGTAACAGATGTGCATGTGAAGATAGAGAAGATCGACAGGCCCACTTACTCAGATAGTTCCTCAGCTGGTGATGATGGCTACCACACAGAGTTGGTAGATGGAGAACAGATATTGGCTGTTAGTGTGGGTTCTTATGGTCCTGTCATCCAGCCTGCTGCCTATTCTTACTCAGGGCTGTCTTCCCCATGCTTTGTCAACCTTAGCAGCTCCAGTCCATCCCGCTCCATGCTCAGTGGGTTCAGAGGTGGGCGAACCAGGGCAAAGCGCCCCCTGGGCATCCCGGCAGGAGTGCTGAGTCATATCAAACAAGGCTCAGATGACGGCGAATCAGCTGTGGGACCCACAGGGTTGGAAAACGATGTGCGAGAGCGTAGTCTTCGGAGTCAGTGGTACCCCTACAATGAAAGACTCATTTGCATCTACTGTGGAAAGACCTTCAATCAGAAAGGGAGCCTGGACCGCCACATGCGCCTGCACATGGGAATTACCCCATTTGTTTGTAAATTCTGTGGCAAGAAGTACACAAGGAAAGACCAGCTGGAGTACCATATCCGTGGCCACACAGACAACAAGCCCTTCCACTGTCAGATCTGTGGCAAATGCTTCCCATTTCAGGGCACCCTTAACCAGCACCTGAGGAAGAAGCACATAGGAGCATCAGAGGGCAGCAATCACATGGACTCTCCAGAGACGACGGAGGGAAGCTCGGGTCAGAAGGACCAAGAGGATACATCTGAGGGGATGGCCTTTGAGGCACAATATGCAGAAGAGGCGCCAGCCAGTGAAATGGAGGAGAGTTCAAAATGCAGTCCAGAGGAGGCTCAAGCATCGAGATGTGATTTTTAG